The following are encoded together in the Anaerolineae bacterium genome:
- a CDS encoding ABC transporter substrate-binding protein yields the protein MAQRVSAVMTAFVILTLLATACAPIAPATPQVVEKVVEKVVEKPVEVVVTPTPVPPSPEELARAQTLNVAIGGRIADPTNLNLYAPGVSRSNTGLHQVIYEYFFYQNLQTGEYIPWLAESYEYNEDFTAVTVKLREGVTWSDGQPFTPDDVVFTYELLLNNPGMVWAAEAGKWVASVEKVDDHTVRFNLKQANPRFHLNREAFPAVGIWGGITILPKHVWEGQDPLTFKNSPPIGTGPYRLVSASETAMIYERREDWWGTKVFGVTPAPKTVAFRYIGSPTTVALALAANEIDTPFIGILSLADFLAVASRNPKVSAWHEEAPYAWLDPCPRPLMVQNAVAPWDRKEARWALSYLIDRQAVVNLAYEGTTVPSWGIWPFYDGLKPYFDAIQDLLEKYPTTAYDPAKAAELFQSIGYQKGPDGIWTSPEGQKLKV from the coding sequence ATGGCTCAGCGTGTTTCAGCTGTAATGACAGCGTTTGTCATCTTGACCCTCTTGGCCACAGCCTGCGCGCCGATCGCGCCAGCAACCCCCCAGGTGGTCGAGAAGGTCGTGGAGAAGGTGGTTGAGAAACCGGTCGAGGTGGTCGTCACGCCGACGCCAGTTCCCCCCAGCCCCGAGGAGTTGGCTCGCGCCCAGACGTTGAACGTTGCTATCGGCGGACGTATCGCTGATCCGACGAACCTGAACCTCTACGCGCCCGGAGTCAGCCGATCCAATACCGGGCTGCATCAGGTGATTTACGAGTACTTCTTCTATCAGAACTTACAGACCGGCGAGTATATCCCCTGGCTGGCCGAGTCATACGAGTACAACGAGGATTTCACAGCGGTTACCGTCAAGCTCCGAGAGGGCGTCACTTGGAGCGATGGCCAGCCCTTCACGCCGGACGATGTCGTCTTCACCTACGAGCTGCTCCTTAACAACCCCGGCATGGTATGGGCGGCGGAAGCGGGGAAGTGGGTGGCGTCGGTAGAGAAGGTGGACGATCATACGGTGCGCTTCAACCTCAAGCAGGCCAACCCACGCTTTCACCTGAATCGGGAAGCCTTCCCGGCAGTGGGCATCTGGGGTGGGATCACCATCCTGCCCAAGCACGTATGGGAGGGCCAAGACCCCTTGACATTCAAGAACTCGCCTCCCATCGGAACCGGCCCGTACCGGTTGGTGAGCGCGTCGGAGACGGCTATGATCTATGAGCGCCGCGAGGACTGGTGGGGTACGAAAGTGTTCGGGGTGACCCCTGCCCCCAAGACGGTGGCCTTCCGGTATATCGGCTCGCCGACCACCGTGGCACTGGCCCTGGCCGCCAATGAGATTGATACACCCTTTATTGGCATCCTGTCGCTGGCTGATTTCCTGGCTGTGGCCTCGCGAAATCCTAAGGTCAGCGCCTGGCATGAGGAAGCGCCCTATGCTTGGTTAGACCCCTGCCCGCGGCCGTTAATGGTCCAGAACGCAGTGGCGCCGTGGGACCGCAAAGAAGCTCGTTGGGCTCTCTCTTATCTCATTGATCGGCAGGCGGTGGTCAACCTGGCGTACGAAGGGACTACTGTGCCCAGTTGGGGGATCTGGCCGTTCTATGATGGCCTGAAACCGTACTTCGACGCCATCCAGGACCTGCTGGAGAAGTATCCCACCACTGCTTATGACCCGGCCAAAGCGGCGGAGCTCTTCCAGTCCATCGGCTATCAGAAGGGGCCCGATGGGATCTGGACCTCGCCCGAAGGCCAGAAGCTGAAGGTGTGA
- a CDS encoding ABC transporter permease, with product MIRYLAERFLIFLATIFISVTVVFFVPRLVPGDPLGAVFLNMAAMGGSMGAGDLVAEYRRLFGLDQGLGQQYVSYLRELAHGNLGYSIGSFPSLVSDLLRAALPWTIGLLLVTTVVSWVLGSILGALVGWHGERSRVLQAIVPAALLLYTTPYYILALILVFLLAFRWPIFPLSGAYSAGMTPHLSWRFVRDVLYHAALPAFSIVLVSLGWWFLSMRSLITTLKGEDYIILAEAKGLSRQRILWRYAFRNALLPQATGLALSLGHITSGALITEVIFAYPGVGWLIYNAIKSLDFPVIQGSVLLIVFSVATANFIIDLVYPLIDPRIRTGKS from the coding sequence ATGATCCGATATCTGGCGGAACGATTCCTGATCTTCTTAGCTACTATCTTCATCTCGGTGACGGTGGTCTTCTTCGTCCCGCGACTGGTGCCCGGGGATCCATTGGGCGCGGTATTCCTCAACATGGCTGCTATGGGGGGCAGCATGGGCGCCGGCGATCTGGTGGCGGAGTACCGGCGGCTCTTCGGGCTGGACCAGGGCCTAGGGCAGCAGTATGTGAGCTATCTGCGCGAGCTGGCGCATGGCAATCTCGGCTACTCCATCGGTAGCTTCCCCTCCCTGGTCTCCGATCTCCTGCGCGCCGCGCTTCCTTGGACCATTGGGCTGTTGCTGGTGACGACTGTAGTGAGTTGGGTTCTAGGCTCGATCCTGGGCGCGCTGGTGGGGTGGCACGGTGAAAGATCGCGCGTTCTGCAGGCGATCGTCCCTGCCGCCCTGCTGCTGTACACGACCCCTTATTACATCTTGGCGCTTATCCTGGTCTTCCTATTAGCGTTCCGCTGGCCGATCTTCCCTCTGTCCGGTGCCTATTCCGCCGGAATGACCCCTCATCTTTCCTGGCGCTTCGTCCGGGATGTCCTGTATCACGCGGCGCTGCCAGCATTCAGCATCGTCCTGGTCTCCCTAGGATGGTGGTTTCTCAGCATGCGCAGTCTGATCACCACACTAAAGGGCGAGGATTACATCATCCTAGCGGAGGCGAAGGGACTCTCGAGGCAACGCATCTTATGGCGCTATGCGTTTCGCAACGCGCTCCTGCCTCAGGCGACGGGGCTGGCCTTGTCGTTGGGACATATCACCAGCGGCGCCTTGATCACTGAGGTGATCTTCGCCTATCCTGGCGTCGGCTGGCTCATCTACAATGCCATCAAGAGCCTGGACTTCCCGGTGATCCAGGGCAGCGTGTTGTTGATCGTGTTCTCGGTGGCCACGGCGAACTTTATCATTGACTTGGTCTATCCCTTGATTGATCCCAGGATCCGGACGGGTAAAAGCTAG